One genomic window of Arvicola amphibius chromosome 4, mArvAmp1.2, whole genome shotgun sequence includes the following:
- the C4H13orf46 gene encoding uncharacterized protein C13orf46 homolog codes for MEKDPATHRRHRPGPGALPSGITPGYLKVASEGAELQRSRSVGGLHQKGDPPVCIRKLLLKELDSEDQGKDPRSDTDDTSCQVSLEEDRKKRNQDEPRTLDQKCGKSEPEKSDLEASTSEKDGAHKGRRTSVAEEQEPESMKLNNLLEKQKSSVFVEIDLGDHTEEEVITCALREEKRSPMDTGDLSEDETRTSWVCCIPYSTKKKARDTTSALEKNHQSPQDRTPLTQPLVELSGD; via the exons ATGGAAAAGGATCCTGCCACTCACAGGAGGCACAGGCCTGGCCCTGGAGCCCTGCCCTCAGGAATAACCCCTGGATACCTCAAAGTGGCCAGCGAGGGGGCTGAACTCCAGAGGAGCAGGAGTGTGGGTGGCTTGCACCAGAAGGGGGATCCACCAGTCTGCATCAGGAAGCTACTACTCAAGGAGCTAG ACTCTGAGGACCAAGGTAAAGATCCAAGAAGTGACACAGATGATACCTCCTG TCAGGTGAGCctagaggaagacaggaagaaaaggaaccaGGATGAGCCCAGAACGCTGGACCAAAAGTGTGGGAAGTCAGAGCCAGAGAAGAGCGACTTGGAGGCCAGCACCTCAGAAAAGGACGGTGCCCACAAAGGAAGACGCACCTCAGTGGCCGAG GAGCAGGAGCCAGAGTCCATGAAGCTGAATAACCTTCTAGAAAAACAG AAATCATCTGTGTTTGTGGAGATCGACCTTGGAGACCATACTGAGGAGGAG GTAATCACCTGTGCcttgagggaagagaagaggtcCCCAATGGACACAGGGGACTTGTCAGAGGATGA GACAAGGACCAGCTGGGTGTGCTGCATCCCATATTCCACAAAGAAGAAGGCAAGAGACACTACCAGTGCTTTGGAAAAG AACCACCAGTCGCCTCAGGACAGGACCCCTCTGACTCAGCCACTAGTAGAGCTCTCTGGGGACTAA